CTCCTGTTATTATGTTATCCGCAAGAGGAGAAGAATATGACAGGATACATGGATTTGAAGTAGGTGCCGATGATTATGTTGTAAAACCTTTTTCTCCTAAAGAGCTTATGATGAGAGTAGAGGCAATACTTAAAAGGACTCAAAATAAATCGGATAAAGAAAAAGAAAATATAATAAATATCGATGGGATTAATATAGATCTTGCCGCAAGGATTTTAAGAATAGATGGTAAGGTTGTAAGTTTAACTCCAAAAGAATATGACTTGCTGACATTTTTAATAGAAAATCAGGGGATAGCCTTATCCAGAGAAAAAATTATTTCAACAGTTTGGGGATATGATTATTACGGAGATGACAGAACATTGGATACTCATATCAAACTACTCAGAAAAAATTTAGGTCCTTATTCAAATAGGATCGTTACTCTAAGAGGAGTAGGTTATAGATTTGAAAAAGAAGACTGATTTAAGTCTTAAATGGGAGATGTTTAAATTCTTTGCTATCTTTATAGCCGTAGCACTTATACTACTATGGCTGTTTCAGATAGTATTTTTGGGCACCTCTTATAAATTGATTAAGACCAGAGAAATCAAATTCTCAGCAAATAAGATCGTTCAAAATTTTAACGAGGATTATATTGAACAAATTGCTATGTCCAAAGATTTTTGTATTTTAATCATGGACAGCACAGGAAATAATATTTTTTCTATTAAGACTACACCAAGATGTACTATCCATAGATTATCTGCCGAAGGTATAAATTATTATGTAAACAGGGCGATGAAAAACGGCGGAGAATATTTGGAAAAATCGGCTTTAAGAAGAGATGATAAGGAATACAGATTTGGTAATATTATTTTTTCAAAGCCTGAGAGTATAGTGTATACCAGGATAGTAAATGTAGGAGACAGCTTTTACGTAATGATGCTGGATTCCAATATTTCTCCTATAGATGCAACGGTAAGCACTCTCAGAGAACAGCTTATATGGATCACATTGCTTCTTGTTATACTTGCGGGGCTTCTTGCTTTTGCTATTTCCAAGAAGATTGCTTCTCCTATAGAGAAGGTAACAAAAAAGGCGAAAAAGCTGGCAAAGGGAGAATATGAACCCGAAGATTTTGACGGAGGCTATAAAGAAATCAACCAGCTTGTTAATACTCTAAATTATGCGGCGGTTGAAATAGATAAGAATGAAGAATACAGAAGAGAACTTATAGCAAATGTATCTCACGACCTTAGAACACCGCTTACAATGATAATCGGATATAGTGAAATGATAAGGGATTATCCGGAACAGGCTGAAGCAGATAACATCCAGACTATTATAGATGAAGCCAAAAGATTAAGTAGTTTGGTCAATGACACATTGGACTTTGCCAAGTATGAATCCGGAGCTATTGAACTGAATAAGAAAGATTTTAGCTTGACCAAGGAAATCGGAGATATCATAGAAAGATTTTCAACATTTACCGATTATAATATTGTATTCAATCATGATGAAGATATTATGGTAAATGCGGATGAGCTTCAAATATCTCAAGTCATATACAATCTCCTTACAAATGCAATCAACTATACCGGTGATGATAAACTAATAACTATAAATCAAATAGTTAATGAGGGAAAAGTAAAGATCGAAATAATCGATACCGGTGAGGGTATTGCGGAAGATAAACTTCCCGATATTTGGCAGAGATACTATAAGATAGATAAGACCCATAAGAGGTCCATTGTCGGAAGCGGGTTAGGTCTTTCCATTGTTAAGACGATACTTTTAAGACACTCTGCTGAATTCGGAGTTAATAGTAAAATCGGAGAAGGAAGTACTTTCTGGTTTGAACTTGATATTTTAAATAATAAGGAATAAGCTTAGCTTATTCCTTTTGTTTTTTAATTGGAACATATAAAATATATAGAAAAACAAAATTAAATATAATGATTTTTTTGAATGTACTATTTTTAAATCCCAAATATTTTAATCCTTATATAATAATGGAATTTACATCTAAATCGTTAAAAGTGTAAACTTATAATATGAATAATGATCGAATATATTATATGATTTTTAGAAAAAGTAAAAGTTATCTTGATATTAAGGATTTATTATTACGTCTTTAATTTTGGACTTAAAAAAGAATATAATGATATATCGGAAATTATTTCTAATAATATTATAATAAAATCAGACTGAAAATTAACTAAGAAATCTTTAGATGTGTATTCCTAAATTTAGTTGAGATGATAAAAATGATATAATACTAATAGTTATTGACTTATTTAGAGGAATTTATTTTCTTTAAAGGTTTAACGAAACTAAAAAATTACTGATAAAATGCTATAAATTGATATAACTGTATCCTAATTTATTGAATAAAATAATACTTTATGATATAATATATGGCAGTAAATTTACGGAGGGATAATATGTCAGGACATTCAAAATGGTCAACAATTAAACATAAAAAAGCGAAAACAGACGCTCAAAAAGGTAAAATATATACAAAGATGGCGAAACTTATCGCCGTAGCAGCGAGAGAAGGCGGAGCAGACCCTGATCTGAATGCTAAACTTAAAGACGCTATCGCAAAGGCTAAGTCTAACAATATGCCTAACGATAACATCGAAAGAGCTATTAAAAAGGGTGCGGGAGAACTTGGTAACAGTGTCTTCGAAGAAATCACTTACGAAGGTTATGGTATCGGCGGTGTTGCTGTCATAGTCGAAGCTCTTACAGATAATAAAAACAGAACTGCCGGAGATGTTAGATATTACTTTGATAAAAACGGCGGGAACTTGGGAACCAGCGGATGCGTTTCATTCATGTTTGAAAAGAAAGGTACTATACTCGTAGATAATGACGGAAACGT
This region of Anaerofustis stercorihominis DSM 17244 genomic DNA includes:
- a CDS encoding response regulator transcription factor; this translates as MPRILIVDDEPKIAELINKYATFEGYDTVEVNDGMKAIEICKVEDFDIIVMDIMMPELDGFSAVREIRKTKDTPVIMLSARGEEYDRIHGFEVGADDYVVKPFSPKELMMRVEAILKRTQNKSDKEKENIINIDGINIDLAARILRIDGKVVSLTPKEYDLLTFLIENQGIALSREKIISTVWGYDYYGDDRTLDTHIKLLRKNLGPYSNRIVTLRGVGYRFEKED
- a CDS encoding sensor histidine kinase codes for the protein MKKKTDLSLKWEMFKFFAIFIAVALILLWLFQIVFLGTSYKLIKTREIKFSANKIVQNFNEDYIEQIAMSKDFCILIMDSTGNNIFSIKTTPRCTIHRLSAEGINYYVNRAMKNGGEYLEKSALRRDDKEYRFGNIIFSKPESIVYTRIVNVGDSFYVMMLDSNISPIDATVSTLREQLIWITLLLVILAGLLAFAISKKIASPIEKVTKKAKKLAKGEYEPEDFDGGYKEINQLVNTLNYAAVEIDKNEEYRRELIANVSHDLRTPLTMIIGYSEMIRDYPEQAEADNIQTIIDEAKRLSSLVNDTLDFAKYESGAIELNKKDFSLTKEIGDIIERFSTFTDYNIVFNHDEDIMVNADELQISQVIYNLLTNAINYTGDDKLITINQIVNEGKVKIEIIDTGEGIAEDKLPDIWQRYYKIDKTHKRSIVGSGLGLSIVKTILLRHSAEFGVNSKIGEGSTFWFELDILNNKE
- a CDS encoding YebC/PmpR family DNA-binding transcriptional regulator → MSGHSKWSTIKHKKAKTDAQKGKIYTKMAKLIAVAAREGGADPDLNAKLKDAIAKAKSNNMPNDNIERAIKKGAGELGNSVFEEITYEGYGIGGVAVIVEALTDNKNRTAGDVRYYFDKNGGNLGTSGCVSFMFEKKGTILVDNDGNVDEEELMMIALDSGAEDFDVSDDGFEITTTPETFSKVCDALEENVIKTASASVEMVPSNYTKLEDEAQIKKFEKMLEMFEDNDDVQDVYHNAEFPDDYEG